ATATAAAAGAAAAAAGATGGTCCGAGGAACTCATACAGGTTTTGCAAATAGATATCGATAAATTCCCAGATGTTTCATCGTCTTTATCAATAGTTGGTAATATTCTCCCAAAGGTTGCCTCCGAAATAGGTCTTTCGCATAAAACGTTGGTCGTGCGTGGAGCAGGTGATGGACCAGCGGCTACAATAGGTGCAGGTGTTTTTGATTCGAACGAGGCCTATTTATACTTAGGTTCATCAAGTTGGATTAGTACCTGTTCTGACAAACCTTTTTTTGACCCACAGGCAAGGACGTTCAATTTTTGCTACCCTATACCAGATCTCTATTGTCCCACCGGTACTATGCAAGCAGGTGGAGGTTCCTATCAATGGGCCAAGAATACGTTTTGTGATCTTGAAAATAAAGTGGCCAGCGAGTTGAAATTAGATGTATATGCCATACTCGATGACTTGATCGACAAAACGACTCCAGGATCAAGTCCGTTGGTTTTTCTCCCTTATTTACTGGGTGAGAGAAGCCCTCGTTGGAATGTCAATGCAAGAGGTGCATTCATTGGACTTTCTATGACGCACACTAAACCAGAGTTGCTCAGAGCAGTTCTTGAGGGTGTGACTTTTAATCTGAAGATCATTCTCGATATTTTTGAAAAAATCGGGGGCTTTCACTTTAGTAAGATCAGACTCATAGGTGGTGGAGCAAAGGGAAGAAATTGGAGACAGATTATAGCAGATATATTTGAAAGACCGGTCAGTCTGCCAGAATATCTTGGGGAAGCTACTTCTGTCGGGGCGGCTATCTGTGGGTGTCTTGGGGCAGGTTTGATTGATATCAACGACGCAAGAAATTTCGTCAAAGATGTTCAAACAATAGAACCACGTTCCGATTTCAGTGAGAGGTACAACAAACTTTACGAAATTTTTGAAAGATCATACCAAGCATTGAAAGAGATTTTCGACTCACTTGCAAAAATCACTTAAATGTCATATCAGAAAGTAGGAGGGATTTATGTGAAGAAGAAAGGAATTCTGAACAGAGATTTGTCCAATCTCATAGCTTTTATGGGACATGGAGATTTCTTAGCGATTGTGGACTCTGGTTTTCCGGTGTGGAATGATTTTTGTATTGATTTGAGTATCGTATCAGGAAAACCCAAGATAGTTGAGGTTCTCGCACCAATAATCGAAGAACTTGAGATAGAAAAAGTTGTGTTGGCAGAAGAAATCAAGAGAATTTCTCCAAAATATCATGAGAAACTCTTAAAAATTCTTCCAAAAGGAATAGAGATCGAGTACGTTTCTCATGAAAAATTTAAAAATATGGTCAATGATGAAGCAAGAGGCGTTGTGAGAACAGGAGAGCAAACATCTTATTCAAGCATTATCTTAGTTGGGGGAGTAACTTATCATGGAGAGAGATAAAAAAGGAGGGATTTGATGAAATACAGATCCACAAGTAGGTTTCCGGTGAATGTTTCGGTAATAGGACTTGGATGTTGGGGTCTATCAGGGCCTTCGGTTTGGAGAGATTCCAACGATTCAGATTCCATCAAAATAGTTCATAAAGCTTTAGAGAGTGGTGTCAATTTCTTTGATGTTGCACCTGTATATGGTTTTGGTCATGCAGAAGAGATTTTGGGTAAGGCAATCAAAGGTTTTCCAAGGGATAAGATCGTCATTGCGACAAAATGTGGCTTGATATGGGACGATCAAAAAAGGATAACAAGATGCCTAAAACCAAGCAGCATTTTCAGAGAAATTGATGAGAGCCTGAAAAGGCTTAAAACCGACTACATTGATTTGTATCAACTCCATTGGCCTGATCCAAACACACCAATAGAAGAGACAATGGATGCACTAATAGAACTCAAAAAGATCGGAAAGATAAGATACATAGGTCTGTCGAATTTCTCTATTGACATTGCTCAGAAATTGTTAGATCACATCAGTAGCATGCAAGGACTCTATAATATGTTTGAGAGGAATGCTTTGAGTTACCACAACATAGCGCTTGAATATAGAACAGAAAAAGAAGTCTTGCCATTCTGTGAAAAAAACGGCTTGGCGTTTTTACCATACAGTCCTTTGATGCAAGGAATACTGACTGGCGATATCAACTACAATGAAAAATTCACAGATGTGAGGTCGGCAAATCCCAAGTTGGTCGGTGATAACCTGAGCAAATACATACAGGTTGTAGAAAAATTGAAAAAAATTGGAACAAAGATTGGCAAGCCAGTTAATGAGATTGCAATAAACTGGTTGGTAAAACATCAGGCGATAACTTCGATAATCGCTGGCGCTACCAAACCAGAGCAACTCCAAGAAAACCTCAAGGCACTTGATTGGGAAATGAGTGATGAATTGTTCGAAGAAATCGATAGAATCGTCTTAGAATCAGGTATTTTAGATTAAGGTTTTTGTGAATAGGAGGTAAAGACGTGATACCTTTTTCTTCGGATATGCTTCAAAGAGATAGTCCAATGCCTTTGTATTATCAGGTGGAGAAAATATTACATGCTTGGATAACCAAGGAACTCAAGCCTGGGAGCGTGATTCCGGGAGAAAAAGATCTCTGTGATGCCTTCCAAGTCAGTAGGAGTGTCATCAGACAAGCTCTCAGTGATCTGACAAATAAAGGTATTATAAAACGTTACAGGGGCATTGGAACTGTAGTTGTACAACCCAAAATCGATGAACGCCTCGTGTCGAAGCTCACCGGTTTTTATGCCGATATGGTTTCTCAAGGGATCAAACCAAAGACAAAGGTTCTACAAAAAGAAATCGTGAAGGCTGATGAGGTGCTGGCTCAGTATTTGTCAATTAAACCAAATGATCGTGTGATCAAAATACACAGGTTGAGATATATAGAAGAAGAACCGATATTGTTGGTAACGACATTTTTACCGTTTAGTCTTTTTCCAAAACTTCTTGATGAAGATCTTGAAGATCAATCTTTGTATGGTGTTTTGGAAAACAAGTATGGAATCAAACTTCTCTGGGGAGAGAGGACAATTGAGGCAATAAGCGCTGACAGTCAAGATGCAAAATTACTTGGGATATCCAAAGGAGATCCATTGTTGTTTTTGAGAAGTATTACATATGCAGAACAAGATATACCTGTTGAGTATTACGAGGCAAAACATAGGGCTGATAGGACACGTTTCATAGCGCGCCTTTTTAGAACACCAATCGATGAGCAAAGCATTGCTTCATCTTTTAATCACGATTTGAAACTCACCAAAGTTTTTGCAAAGAAATTTCAAACTTTTTCGTAGGGAGGGACTAACCAGTGAGATTCAAATGCATTGTGAATGGTGAATTATTGGAGTCGTCTTCTGGTAGATTCTTAGAAGTACGAAATCCCGCCAACGTTGATGAAGTAGTTGGAGAAGTTCCTGCGATGACCGCTGAGGAAGCTGAGAGAGCTGTTGAATCTTCTTTCTTGGCATTTAAGAGTTGGTCGGTTCTTTCTCCTGTTAAAAGAGCGGAGATTATAAAAAAAGGTGTCAAGATCGCCGAGGAAAAATCAGAGGAGATATCGCGCCTGTTAACTTTAGAGAACGGTAAAACGATTAAAGAATCACGTGAAGAAGTAAAAAGTTCCTTAGAGTCGATTAGATACTTTGCCGAAGGAGTGCTGAATATACTTGGTGAATCATACCCCGTTGACAAATCAGACAGACTAAGCATAACAATAAGGCAACCAGTTGGAGTTGTATCTGCTATCGTTCCATGGAATTATCCTTTATTGCTTTTATCATGGAAAATTGGTCCTGCATTAGCCACTGGCTGCACTGTAATTGCGAAACCATCTCATTGTACTCCTTTGTCTACGATAAAACTCGCTGA
The DNA window shown above is from Thermotoga profunda AZM34c06 and carries:
- the xylB gene encoding xylulokinase; translated protein: MSYVLAYDLGTTGNKATLFRNDGKLVASSFHPYETYFPNVNWVEQDPNQWWQSVKITTHEILDKAKIDKDEIKAISFSGQMMGVVPIDKDGNLLRSAIIWADQRSVEQASRLEKIGNEKIYLTTGSRITPTYFGPKIAWIKDNQPEIYKKTFKFLFPKDYIIYKLTGVFGTDFSDASMSDVFDIKEKRWSEELIQVLQIDIDKFPDVSSSLSIVGNILPKVASEIGLSHKTLVVRGAGDGPAATIGAGVFDSNEAYLYLGSSSWISTCSDKPFFDPQARTFNFCYPIPDLYCPTGTMQAGGGSYQWAKNTFCDLENKVASELKLDVYAILDDLIDKTTPGSSPLVFLPYLLGERSPRWNVNARGAFIGLSMTHTKPELLRAVLEGVTFNLKIILDIFEKIGGFHFSKIRLIGGGAKGRNWRQIIADIFERPVSLPEYLGEATSVGAAICGCLGAGLIDINDARNFVKDVQTIEPRSDFSERYNKLYEIFERSYQALKEIFDSLAKIT
- the rbsD gene encoding D-ribose pyranase, with amino-acid sequence MKKKGILNRDLSNLIAFMGHGDFLAIVDSGFPVWNDFCIDLSIVSGKPKIVEVLAPIIEELEIEKVVLAEEIKRISPKYHEKLLKILPKGIEIEYVSHEKFKNMVNDEARGVVRTGEQTSYSSIILVGGVTYHGER
- a CDS encoding aldo/keto reductase; this encodes MKYRSTSRFPVNVSVIGLGCWGLSGPSVWRDSNDSDSIKIVHKALESGVNFFDVAPVYGFGHAEEILGKAIKGFPRDKIVIATKCGLIWDDQKRITRCLKPSSIFREIDESLKRLKTDYIDLYQLHWPDPNTPIEETMDALIELKKIGKIRYIGLSNFSIDIAQKLLDHISSMQGLYNMFERNALSYHNIALEYRTEKEVLPFCEKNGLAFLPYSPLMQGILTGDINYNEKFTDVRSANPKLVGDNLSKYIQVVEKLKKIGTKIGKPVNEIAINWLVKHQAITSIIAGATKPEQLQENLKALDWEMSDELFEEIDRIVLESGILD
- a CDS encoding GntR family transcriptional regulator; this encodes MIPFSSDMLQRDSPMPLYYQVEKILHAWITKELKPGSVIPGEKDLCDAFQVSRSVIRQALSDLTNKGIIKRYRGIGTVVVQPKIDERLVSKLTGFYADMVSQGIKPKTKVLQKEIVKADEVLAQYLSIKPNDRVIKIHRLRYIEEEPILLVTTFLPFSLFPKLLDEDLEDQSLYGVLENKYGIKLLWGERTIEAISADSQDAKLLGISKGDPLLFLRSITYAEQDIPVEYYEAKHRADRTRFIARLFRTPIDEQSIASSFNHDLKLTKVFAKKFQTFS